Genomic DNA from Meleagris gallopavo isolate NT-WF06-2002-E0010 breed Aviagen turkey brand Nicholas breeding stock unplaced genomic scaffold, Turkey_5.1 ChrUn_random_7180001882475, whole genome shotgun sequence:
AACGGAGGGGACACGGGAGCCACGACGTCTCAGCTGCAGTTTTATTGCTCTGGCAGAGGTTGTTAGCGCGTTTGAAGGAGTGGCCGTAGGGATGGGGTCAAAGGGGGTCCGTGATGATGACCGATCCGCAGGAAGAAACCAAGAAATGGGGAGAGAGCCAAAACCACTTcgttgttttggtttttttgcgCCGTCTCGCTTCCcgtcctttttttccccctccgAAATCCAACTCACAGCCAGCACCTCTTGTCGGCGGCAGCGTTGGGCTTCTCGGTGGGTACCTCGATCACCTCGAAGACGTCCACTCTGAAGACCCAACGTCCTGGCACGTCGACGTTGGAGGTTTTGGTGATGTTGATGACAGCTTCGGTGCGGGAGCCGGGGATGTTGTAGTAGTTGGTTTCATCTCCGCTGTTGAAGCCGGCCTGCAAAGAGGGGCAACGTGGGGGATTTAAAGCCTGACCCCTGTAGGACAACCGCCAACCGTGGCGTCTCGACCCTAAAATACGTTGTAGGGCCAACATCCTGCCTCTGGTTTTGCCCTCCTAAAAAAAGCCGTAGGGCTGCCTCCTAATTTCGGGGtagaaactggtatttctgggagaaaatatcagaaattcGAGTGGAAATGGGTATGTCTGGGAAAAAGTGTCGTGTATTTGGGAGAAAAcgtatttctgatagaaaatgtcgcgtatttggaaaaaaaaaaccctggtatttctgggagaaatgccatctttttgcaagaaaagtggtatttcatggagaaaatgtcatatatttgggagaaaactgtatttctaggagaaaatgtcatatacTTGAGAGAAAATTGGTATTCCTTGGAGAAAATGAGGTATTTTTGGAAGAacactggtatttctgggagataagGACATGTATTTGGAAGataaacaggtatttctgatagaaaactTACAGCTCAACCTCCTCCCCTGTCCCTCAATTCCCTTCATCCCATTTCCCTTCAGCTCCACCTACGTGGGCCGGGGTGCCTCCAAGGCCAGTTTTGGGGTCACCGCCGCTTGCTACCCCTGTGGTCCATTGGATGTCCTTGTAGTTGAGGATGATGAAGGATCTGTTGGTGTCGGTGGTGAGGGTGGCCTGGAAGGTGTTcccctgaaggaaaaaagaaaaaaaaaagttaaaaatggcGTCATCCATGAGCAAGTGAAATAATTCTTGGTGCTCTACAAAAGTGTTCCTCTGCAAAGGTTGACCAGAGGGATGGTGTAGTGGTGGCAACAGACTTTCTGCCCAGGAAAAAAGATCAAGGATTAATCAGGGGGTAAAGATTTTGGAGATGACAACTGCATATCAGCACCCAGAGATGGTTGGGGAGATGTCTGGGGGCTTTGTGTAGATGTCCAGGGCTGGAAGGTAGAATGAAGGGCATGGAGAACATGGCTTTGCCTCAAATATTGCGAAGGGAAATGAAAAGGTGGGCTGGGAAGGCCAACAGGTGGGCCGTGAAGGCCAACAAAAGCATTatggaacagaaaataacagtaattataACAGGTCCTGAGGTCCAACAAGTGGATCGTAAAGCCAATGCCTGAGTTGTGAAGGCTGAGAAATGGgtcagaaagagagaaaaaatgaccACATGAAAGTCTTAAAGGCAATGAGTGGATCTTGAAGCCAACCAGCAGGTTGTGAAGGCCAATAGTTGCATCTCGAGGCCAACCAGCAGGTTGTGAAGGCCAACAGTTGCATCTCGAGGCCAACCAGCAGGTTATGAAGGCCAATAGTTGCATCTCGAGGCCAACCAGCAGGTTATGAAGGCCAGTGGGTGGATCTCGAGGCCAACCAGTAGGTTGTGAAGGCCAACAGTTCCATCTTGAGGCCAGTGAGTGGATCTTGAGGCCAAAGGGTAGACCTTGAGGTCAATAGTTGGGCCACAGGGCCACTGAATGAGGCCGGAAGGCCGGCATAAATGTTAGAAGACCAACATATGGGCTGTAAAGGCCAACACAGCGAGCGCCCTCAGCAGAGCTCTGGTTTAGGCTCATCGTTGTCCCCTGCCATCAAACCGATGTCGGGATCAACTGGTTTTTGTACACGTGACCTCAtctgggggggagggaggggggctCTCAACCAATGGTGCACCCGACCTTATTGCTGGTGGAGCCGTAATAGGCCACGTGGTCCCAGGTGGCCACGAAAGCCCACGTGGCGGTGAAAGGGATATTGGGGAAATACTGGTTGATGTTTTGGGTGATGAGTTTGAGCAGCGCCGGGTCGGTGGTCTGGCGGTAGAAGATCTCCCCACCCAACACGTTGTCCACGTCGCCCCAATACGGTGTCACAAAGGGACGCCCGTCGGCGAGGGGGAAGGGGTCTGGGGTGTATTGTTTGACCT
This window encodes:
- the LOC104916315 gene encoding sushi, nidogen and EGF-like domain-containing protein 1; protein product: MKSTFAFLLLMSGMVTNIEPTPETVLYPYGLDQGDRKNPKLDDGTSKRLPLSVPFTFYGKEHQTLFVNNNGVISFDTQVKQYTPDPFPLADGRPFVTPYWGDVDNVLGGEIFYRQTTDPALLKLITQNINQYFPNIPFTATWAFVATWDHVAYYGSTSNKGNTFQATLTTDTNRSFIILNYKDIQWTTGVASGGDPKTGLGGTPAHAGFNSGDETNYYNIPGSRTEAVINITKTSNVDVPGRWVFRVDVFEVIEVPTEKPNAAADKRCWL